The following coding sequences lie in one Pseudomonas sp. B33.4 genomic window:
- the scpB gene encoding SMC-Scp complex subunit ScpB, with product MNLTEPRELAPLLEAFLLASGKPQSLDRLFELFEEGERPEPAVFKKALTLLGKSCEGRAFELKEVSSGYRLQIREKFSPWVGRLWEERPQRYSRALLETIALIAYRQPITRGEIEDVRGVAVNSNIVKTLLEREWIRVVGYRDVPGKPAMFATTKMFLDHFNLKNLEDLPPLAELREMETDPVLDFDDAPVPPGLQELADASAEPEEEKEETSFHTLLLELDSMEEGIKTDFDDLLRDAVDGEAADSDAPTTEPETEVAEPKIEVELEAEPEAEPEEDILGVAEAREKLLAAVAALEQPAPAPEPELSEEEAEARALAEAIEAERREFED from the coding sequence ATGAACCTGACTGAACCCCGCGAGCTGGCGCCCCTGCTTGAAGCCTTTCTGTTGGCCTCGGGAAAGCCGCAATCCCTTGATCGTCTCTTTGAACTGTTCGAAGAGGGCGAACGCCCTGAGCCTGCGGTCTTCAAGAAAGCCCTGACCCTGCTCGGCAAGTCCTGCGAGGGCCGCGCCTTCGAGCTCAAGGAAGTCTCGTCGGGTTATCGCTTGCAGATCCGCGAGAAATTTTCGCCGTGGGTCGGCCGGCTCTGGGAAGAACGCCCGCAGCGCTATTCCCGTGCCTTGCTGGAAACCATCGCGCTGATCGCCTATCGCCAGCCCATCACTCGTGGCGAAATTGAAGACGTGCGCGGTGTGGCGGTGAACAGCAACATCGTCAAAACCTTGCTGGAGCGCGAGTGGATTCGTGTTGTGGGTTACCGCGATGTGCCGGGCAAACCAGCAATGTTTGCCACGACCAAGATGTTTCTCGATCACTTCAACCTGAAGAACCTCGAAGACCTGCCGCCGCTGGCCGAACTGCGCGAGATGGAAACCGACCCGGTGCTCGATTTCGACGATGCGCCGGTGCCGCCGGGCTTGCAGGAACTGGCCGACGCCAGCGCCGAGCCGGAGGAAGAGAAGGAAGAGACCAGTTTCCATACGTTGTTGCTGGAGCTGGACAGCATGGAGGAGGGGATCAAGACTGACTTCGACGATTTGTTGCGGGATGCGGTGGATGGTGAAGCGGCCGACAGTGACGCGCCGACGACCGAGCCTGAAACCGAAGTCGCCGAACCCAAGATCGAAGTTGAACTTGAAGCAGAGCCAGAAGCCGAACCGGAAGAGGACATTCTTGGCGTCGCCGAAGCCCGCGAAAAGCTGTTGGCCGCCGTCGCCGCCCTCGAACAACCGGCGCCAGCGCCCGAGCCGGAGCTAAGCGAAGAAGAAGCCGAAGCCCGCGCGCTGGCCGAAGCCATCGAAGCCGAACGCCGCGAGTTCGAAGACTGA
- a CDS encoding DUF1289 domain-containing protein, protein MSSTKDPCISLCKFTDDICLGCGRSKREIKAWKKLDKDDKRTVLAEAALRLIKLGGAGRRKKK, encoded by the coding sequence ATGAGTTCGACAAAAGACCCGTGCATCAGCCTCTGCAAGTTCACCGACGACATCTGCCTCGGCTGCGGCCGCAGCAAGCGTGAAATCAAAGCCTGGAAGAAACTCGACAAGGACGACAAGCGCACCGTACTGGCCGAAGCCGCACTGCGCCTGATCAAACTGGGTGGCGCCGGTCGGCGGAAAAAGAAATAA
- the rluB gene encoding 23S rRNA pseudouridine(2605) synthase RluB, which yields MSDINQKDDQEIGPAGEKLQKVLARIGVGSRRDVESWISQGRIKVNGKDATLGLRVDMHDAITIDGKVIKREEAAESVRRVIMYNKPDGEICTRDDPEGRPTVFDKLPRPKEGRWINIGRLDINTTGLLMFTTDGELANRLMHPSYEMDREYAVRVRGEVDDEMIERLKAGVVLEDGPAKFTDIKQAPGGEGFNHWYHCVVMEGRNREVRRLWESQGLVVSRLKRVRFGPVFLNSDLPMGRWREMSQYEVDILSAEVGLTPVAMPQLNAKSKDKLERMQRKSSRPMGKTERVRTLRPAAGAPTGPRPSREPQIEGERPGRKPVATRDGERAPRPANGRTERGERGAPSGRGTPVADRPADTTNKRPAKPAPKRPGIKLVDGDKPSGKRRGAPAGSGQRPGFGRKKPE from the coding sequence ATGAGTGACATCAATCAGAAAGACGACCAGGAAATCGGCCCAGCAGGCGAAAAGCTGCAGAAAGTCCTCGCCCGTATCGGCGTCGGCTCGCGCCGTGACGTGGAATCCTGGATCAGCCAGGGCCGGATCAAGGTCAATGGCAAAGACGCCACCCTCGGCCTGCGCGTCGACATGCACGACGCCATCACCATTGATGGCAAGGTGATCAAGCGCGAAGAGGCTGCCGAATCGGTGCGCCGCGTGATCATGTACAACAAACCCGATGGCGAGATCTGCACCCGTGACGACCCGGAAGGCCGTCCGACCGTGTTCGACAAGCTGCCGCGTCCGAAAGAAGGTCGCTGGATCAACATCGGTCGTCTCGACATCAACACCACCGGTCTGCTGATGTTCACCACCGACGGTGAGCTGGCCAACCGCCTGATGCACCCGTCCTACGAGATGGACCGTGAGTACGCTGTGCGTGTACGCGGTGAAGTCGATGACGAAATGATCGAGCGCCTGAAGGCCGGCGTGGTGCTGGAAGACGGCCCGGCCAAGTTCACCGACATCAAACAGGCGCCAGGTGGCGAAGGCTTCAACCACTGGTATCACTGCGTGGTGATGGAAGGCCGTAACCGTGAGGTTCGTCGTCTGTGGGAATCGCAAGGACTGGTGGTCAGCCGTCTGAAGCGCGTGCGTTTCGGTCCGGTGTTCCTCAACTCCGACCTGCCGATGGGCCGCTGGCGCGAAATGAGCCAGTACGAAGTCGACATCCTCAGTGCCGAAGTCGGCCTGACCCCAGTAGCGATGCCGCAGCTGAACGCCAAGAGCAAAGACAAGCTTGAGCGTATGCAGCGCAAATCGTCGCGCCCAATGGGTAAGACCGAGCGCGTGCGCACGCTGCGTCCAGCCGCTGGCGCGCCGACCGGCCCACGCCCAAGCCGCGAGCCGCAGATCGAAGGCGAGCGTCCAGGTCGCAAGCCAGTTGCCACCCGTGACGGCGAGCGCGCTCCGCGTCCGGCCAACGGTCGCACTGAGCGTGGCGAGCGTGGTGCTCCGAGCGGTCGTGGTACGCCAGTGGCGGATCGTCCAGCGGACACCACCAACAAGCGCCCGGCCAAGCCTGCGCCGAAGCGTCCGGGGATCAAGCTGGTTGATGGCGACAAGCCGTCGGGCAAGCGTCGTGGTGCACCGGCCGGTTCCGGTCAGCGTCCGGGGTTTGGTCGCAAAAAGCCGGAATAA
- a CDS encoding leucyl aminopeptidase, giving the protein MDKPRAISHFLYYLEHHPALAGLDSAKVLLGHTADYQALTGAIAEQAGDHPRFQFSARRLDLESTAALTSAITDSDLYIFFYDSSTLPNPRPDGPEFVRALQSVMAENWKKSLLFKDYGEYFYDTFSVTPQRIAGLNSHLIQRMSQATTLSFKDDDGSWFETPLSSIKKWTDINGVGNFDLAPGEIATHSEAINGHVKFKGTFLSTIPFARKYGVLESPLELWIENSTISRIATDVPGLEHDFNKYLDANPSNRRIEELGIGTNEGVKELYARNAGFEERHCGLHLGLGGGAKGSHHLDLIFSGGVLALDDKPVFDGRFVF; this is encoded by the coding sequence ATGGATAAGCCCCGCGCGATCTCGCATTTCCTTTACTACCTCGAACACCACCCTGCCCTTGCCGGCCTCGACTCGGCGAAGGTATTGCTCGGCCACACGGCTGATTACCAAGCGCTGACCGGCGCCATCGCCGAACAGGCAGGCGATCATCCTCGTTTCCAGTTCAGCGCCCGACGTCTGGACCTGGAAAGCACCGCAGCGCTGACTTCGGCAATCACCGACAGCGATCTGTACATTTTCTTCTACGACTCTTCCACCCTGCCCAACCCGCGCCCCGACGGCCCGGAGTTTGTCCGCGCACTGCAAAGTGTGATGGCGGAAAACTGGAAGAAGTCGCTGCTGTTCAAAGATTACGGCGAGTATTTCTACGACACCTTCAGCGTCACCCCGCAGAGGATTGCCGGGCTCAACAGTCACTTGATCCAGCGCATGTCCCAGGCGACCACGCTGAGTTTCAAGGACGATGACGGTTCATGGTTTGAAACGCCGCTGAGCAGCATCAAGAAGTGGACCGACATCAACGGCGTCGGCAACTTCGACCTGGCCCCCGGCGAAATCGCCACCCACAGCGAAGCGATCAACGGCCACGTGAAGTTCAAGGGTACGTTCCTCAGCACCATCCCGTTTGCGCGCAAATACGGCGTGCTGGAATCACCGCTGGAACTGTGGATCGAGAACTCGACCATCAGCCGCATCGCCACGGACGTGCCGGGGCTGGAGCATGATTTCAACAAGTATCTGGATGCGAATCCGTCGAACCGGCGGATTGAAGAGTTGGGGATTGGCACCAACGAAGGCGTGAAGGAACTGTATGCGCGCAATGCCGGGTTTGAAGAGCGTCATTGTGGGCTGCATCTTGGGCTGGGCGGTGGCGCCAAGGGCAGTCATCACCTCGACCTGATCTTCTCAGGCGGAGTGTTGGCACTGGATGACAAGCCGGTGTTTGACGGGCGCTTTGTGTTCTGA
- a CDS encoding amino acid permease — protein sequence MSGQPSQSGELKRGLKNRHIQLIALGGAIGTGLFLGSAGVLKSAGPSMILGYAICGFIAFMIMRQLGEMIVEEPVAGSFSHFAHKYWGGFAGFLSGWNCWILYILVGMSELTAVGKYIHYWAPDIPTWVSAAAFFVLINAINLANVKVFGEAEFWFAIIKVVAIVGMIALGSYLLVSGNGGPQASVSNLWSHGGFFPNGVSGLVMAMAIIMFSFGGLEMLGFTAAEADKPKTVIPKAINQVIYRILIFYIGALVILLSLTPWDSLLETLNASGDSYSGSPFVQVFSMLGSNTAAHILNFVVLTAALSVYNSGTYCNSRMLLGMAEQGDAPKGLAKIDKRGVPVRSILASAAVTLVAVLLNYLIPQHALELLMSLVVATLVINWAMISFSHFKFRQHMNKTRQTPLFKALWYPYGNFICLAFVAFILGVMLLIPGIQISVYAIPVWVVFMWVCYVIKNKRGAQQAVHAAGAAK from the coding sequence ATGAGTGGACAACCCTCGCAATCAGGCGAGCTGAAACGCGGCCTGAAAAATCGCCACATTCAACTGATCGCCCTTGGTGGCGCGATCGGTACCGGATTGTTCCTCGGCTCGGCCGGGGTACTGAAATCCGCCGGCCCGTCGATGATCCTCGGCTATGCCATCTGCGGCTTCATCGCCTTCATGATCATGCGCCAGCTCGGCGAGATGATCGTCGAAGAGCCGGTGGCCGGTTCCTTCAGCCATTTCGCGCACAAGTACTGGGGCGGCTTTGCCGGTTTCCTGTCGGGCTGGAACTGCTGGATTCTGTACATTCTGGTGGGCATGTCGGAGCTGACCGCGGTCGGCAAATACATCCACTACTGGGCCCCGGACATTCCGACCTGGGTCTCTGCGGCAGCCTTCTTCGTGCTGATCAACGCGATCAACCTGGCCAACGTCAAAGTCTTTGGTGAGGCCGAATTCTGGTTCGCGATCATCAAGGTCGTGGCGATCGTCGGCATGATTGCGCTCGGCAGCTACCTGCTGGTCAGCGGCAACGGCGGCCCGCAAGCCTCGGTAAGTAACCTGTGGTCGCACGGTGGTTTCTTCCCGAATGGTGTGAGCGGTCTGGTGATGGCCATGGCGATCATCATGTTCTCCTTTGGCGGTCTGGAAATGCTCGGTTTCACCGCAGCTGAAGCCGACAAGCCGAAAACCGTGATCCCGAAAGCGATCAACCAGGTGATCTATCGGATCCTGATTTTCTACATCGGCGCACTGGTGATCCTGCTGTCGCTGACGCCGTGGGACAGCCTGCTGGAAACCCTTAACGCGTCCGGCGATTCGTACAGCGGCAGCCCGTTCGTGCAAGTGTTCTCGATGCTCGGCAGCAACACCGCCGCGCACATCCTCAACTTCGTGGTCCTGACCGCTGCGTTGTCGGTGTACAACAGCGGCACCTACTGCAACAGCCGCATGCTGCTGGGCATGGCCGAGCAGGGTGATGCGCCAAAAGGTCTGGCGAAGATCGACAAGCGCGGCGTGCCGGTGCGCTCGATTCTGGCTTCCGCAGCGGTGACGCTGGTCGCCGTGCTGCTTAATTACCTGATCCCGCAACACGCGCTGGAACTGCTGATGTCGCTGGTGGTTGCAACGCTGGTGATCAACTGGGCGATGATCAGCTTCTCGCACTTCAAGTTCCGTCAGCACATGAACAAGACCCGGCAGACGCCGCTGTTCAAGGCGCTGTGGTACCCGTACGGCAACTTCATCTGCCTGGCGTTCGTCGCATTCATTCTTGGCGTGATGCTGCTGATCCCGGGCATTCAGATCTCGGTCTACGCGATTCCGGTGTGGGTCGTATTCATGTGGGTCTGCTACGTGATCAAGAACAAGCGCGGTGCGCAGCAGGCCGTGCACGCGGCAGGTGCTGCCAAGTAA
- the glyA gene encoding serine hydroxymethyltransferase → MAVITEPLKNQTDLLRRGLADLRVEDAELAAILDAEVTRQQHTLSLVSSSCAVQPRTLVASASVLVNVSAEGMSGKRHSAGCENVELVESLAIRRARELFAAQYANVQPHSASNAVYQVLTALLEPGDTLLGMAVEHGGHLTHGSLAAFSGAYYKAIQYGTTADGLIDYDKVRLLALAHRPRVILCGATAYSRVVDFKRFREIADEAGAILLADISHIAGLVATGRHPSPIDAAQVTVTCTHKQLAGPRGGVILSGRDANTKIPGLRTTFSRLLDQAVYPRMQGSPAANMIAAKAAALGYAMSAEFDACMAQIRSTADEMAKAFQAQDYEVVGGCSENHTVLVHLRGGVTGAIAEAALGHCGIIVSKYRVPDDHRSALVTSGLRIGTAALAQRRIDVHGSRQIVDLIVRILNTVAPLGEQDYTLEPLLLAQFRSEVETLCRDYPLADYQ, encoded by the coding sequence ATGGCAGTCATTACTGAACCGCTCAAGAACCAGACTGACTTGCTGCGACGCGGCCTGGCAGATCTTCGCGTAGAAGACGCCGAACTGGCGGCAATTCTCGACGCTGAAGTTACGCGTCAACAGCACACGCTTTCACTGGTCTCGTCCTCCTGCGCAGTCCAGCCGCGAACCTTGGTGGCTTCTGCTTCAGTGCTGGTCAACGTGAGCGCAGAAGGCATGTCCGGCAAACGTCACAGCGCAGGGTGCGAGAACGTCGAGCTGGTCGAGTCACTGGCCATCCGCAGGGCGCGGGAACTGTTCGCGGCCCAATACGCCAACGTCCAGCCACACTCGGCGTCGAACGCCGTTTACCAGGTGCTCACGGCTTTGCTGGAGCCGGGTGACACCTTGCTGGGCATGGCAGTGGAACACGGTGGTCATCTGACTCATGGCAGCCTCGCTGCGTTTTCGGGTGCCTACTACAAGGCAATCCAGTACGGCACGACCGCAGACGGCCTCATCGATTACGACAAGGTACGCCTGCTGGCACTCGCCCATCGGCCACGCGTCATCCTCTGCGGCGCCACCGCCTATTCGCGAGTGGTGGACTTCAAGCGGTTTCGCGAAATTGCCGATGAAGCCGGTGCCATCCTGCTCGCCGACATTTCGCACATCGCCGGGCTTGTCGCCACCGGCAGGCACCCAAGCCCGATCGACGCCGCACAGGTCACCGTCACTTGCACGCACAAGCAACTCGCCGGGCCTCGGGGTGGCGTGATCCTCAGCGGGCGTGACGCGAACACCAAGATTCCCGGTTTGAGGACCACTTTCAGCCGCCTCCTCGATCAAGCCGTGTACCCGCGAATGCAGGGCTCGCCAGCCGCCAACATGATCGCGGCAAAGGCTGCAGCGCTGGGCTACGCAATGTCTGCCGAATTCGATGCCTGCATGGCGCAGATCCGCAGTACGGCGGATGAGATGGCCAAGGCGTTTCAGGCACAGGACTATGAAGTGGTCGGCGGCTGCAGTGAAAACCACACGGTGCTGGTTCACTTGCGTGGCGGCGTCACGGGCGCCATCGCGGAGGCGGCGCTGGGGCACTGCGGGATCATTGTCAGCAAATATCGCGTACCCGACGATCACCGCTCGGCACTGGTTACCAGCGGATTGCGCATCGGCACGGCTGCTCTGGCGCAACGCCGGATCGATGTCCACGGCAGCCGCCAGATCGTCGATTTGATCGTGCGGATTCTGAATACCGTGGCACCGCTCGGCGAACAGGATTACACCCTGGAACCCCTGCTCCTCGCGCAGTTTCGCTCAGAAGTCGAAACCTTGTGCAGGGACTATCCTCTCGCCGACTATCAATAG
- a CDS encoding helix-turn-helix transcriptional regulator, whose translation MHRRERSENLKNNIKYLIKSRGETQLSLCHSSGLTRTTIYNILEGKVVNVQQSTVRKISDFFGVSYEEIETIDFEEKEIIESSISPQGNMNPAAVPVIKESLLLQSLDKRIGELATIYPLTYYFGASFNLIGVLLENEISGMNEPGDLLIVQKGASTSDREKLLYDKITAKLSISHEGSFDTDRVCVIGDVIEERFNGMQC comes from the coding sequence ATGCACAGAAGAGAAAGATCGGAGAATCTGAAAAACAATATCAAGTACCTGATCAAGAGTCGCGGGGAGACGCAACTGTCCTTGTGTCACTCCAGTGGTTTGACCCGAACGACCATCTATAACATTCTCGAAGGCAAGGTGGTCAACGTACAGCAGTCCACTGTTCGCAAGATCTCTGATTTCTTCGGGGTGTCTTATGAAGAAATCGAGACGATCGATTTTGAAGAGAAGGAAATAATCGAGAGCAGTATCTCTCCGCAGGGGAATATGAACCCGGCCGCTGTGCCTGTCATCAAGGAAAGCTTGCTCTTGCAAAGTCTGGATAAAAGAATTGGTGAGTTGGCCACGATTTATCCGCTGACTTACTATTTTGGCGCGTCTTTCAACCTGATTGGCGTGCTTCTGGAAAACGAAATCAGTGGCATGAATGAACCCGGTGATTTGTTGATCGTACAGAAAGGAGCGTCGACCAGCGACAGGGAAAAACTGCTGTATGACAAAATCACAGCGAAGTTATCTATAAGCCATGAAGGCAGCTTTGATACGGATCGTGTATGCGTGATCGGAGATGTAATCGAGGAACGATTTAATGGAATGCAGTGTTGA
- a CDS encoding queuosine precursor transporter: protein MECSVEMENSKYKLLGFENGKSLAVIMVIATGKIIKIKLSEVLNSEIMDNLNKIEVKNLYKKFYSQGGALTAYEINDRHESSWMIYIILNLMLFTLYIFTSIAATKPIYLDYFDIVVTPGTFLYPLTFLIVDLLNETFGLRLARRAILFAFISNAAIIILLAITTHLPGLPGWKLDGPYNDVISQLSSVLVASSISFLVSENINSYLLCKIKELTNSRFLFLRVFLSTLFAVIIDSFLFCYIAFYGTMENSAILSMIYVQIAIKVGFAFFNIMPAYGARSLFKKYLTGSQA, encoded by the coding sequence ATGGAATGCAGTGTTGAAATGGAAAACAGCAAGTACAAGTTGCTGGGATTCGAGAATGGAAAAAGCCTGGCCGTGATCATGGTCATTGCGACAGGCAAAATAATTAAAATAAAGCTGAGTGAAGTGTTGAATAGTGAGATTATGGATAATCTGAATAAAATCGAAGTAAAAAACCTCTACAAGAAGTTTTACTCGCAGGGCGGAGCGCTCACCGCTTACGAAATAAATGACCGTCATGAGAGTTCCTGGATGATCTACATCATTCTGAACCTGATGCTGTTCACGCTGTATATCTTCACCAGTATTGCCGCGACAAAACCTATTTACCTGGATTATTTCGACATTGTCGTCACTCCGGGAACGTTCCTGTATCCGCTGACCTTTCTGATCGTTGACTTGTTGAACGAGACCTTCGGCCTCAGGCTTGCACGCCGAGCGATACTCTTCGCGTTTATCAGCAATGCGGCGATTATCATTCTATTGGCGATTACCACCCATCTTCCGGGGCTGCCGGGTTGGAAGCTCGATGGGCCCTACAATGACGTGATCAGTCAGTTGTCTTCAGTTCTGGTGGCATCTTCCATTTCTTTTCTGGTGTCCGAGAATATAAATTCGTATCTATTGTGCAAGATCAAGGAGCTGACCAACTCCAGATTCCTGTTCTTGCGCGTGTTCTTGAGCACATTGTTTGCGGTGATCATCGACAGCTTTCTGTTTTGCTACATCGCCTTTTACGGAACGATGGAAAACAGCGCGATCCTGAGCATGATCTATGTTCAGATCGCAATTAAAGTGGGCTTTGCTTTCTTTAATATCATGCCGGCCTATGGCGCGCGGTCACTGTTCAAGAAATACCTGACGGGCAGTCAGGCTTGA
- the queC gene encoding 7-cyano-7-deazaguanine synthase QueC translates to MSNKAVIVFSGGQDSTTCLIHALTHYDEVHCITFDYGQRHHAEIEVAQQLCKKLGVTVHKVMDVSLLNELAISSLTRDNIPVPTVNSSGESLPSTFVPGRNILFLTLASIYAYQVQARTVITGVCETDFSGYPDCRDEFVKALNNALELGMDYQLRLETPLMWLNKAETWALADYHNQLDLIRHQTLTCYNGIAGSGCADCDACNLRAKGLNEFLENKEQVTNSLKTKLKLN, encoded by the coding sequence ATGAGCAACAAGGCAGTTATCGTGTTTAGTGGTGGTCAGGACTCTACGACCTGCCTGATTCATGCGCTGACCCACTATGACGAAGTCCACTGCATCACCTTTGACTATGGTCAACGCCATCACGCCGAAATTGAAGTTGCACAGCAACTTTGCAAAAAACTCGGCGTGACCGTGCACAAGGTCATGGATGTCTCGCTGCTTAATGAACTCGCCATCAGCAGCCTGACACGCGACAACATTCCGGTGCCGACCGTGAACAGCTCCGGAGAAAGCCTGCCCAGCACTTTCGTACCGGGAAGAAACATTCTGTTTTTGACCCTCGCTTCCATTTACGCCTATCAAGTACAAGCCAGAACGGTCATTACCGGCGTATGCGAAACCGATTTCTCCGGTTATCCGGATTGCCGAGACGAGTTTGTCAAAGCATTGAACAATGCTCTTGAGTTAGGCATGGATTACCAGTTACGCCTCGAAACACCACTGATGTGGTTGAACAAGGCAGAAACCTGGGCCTTGGCTGATTATCACAACCAGCTGGATCTGATCCGCCATCAGACGCTGACTTGCTATAACGGTATTGCCGGAAGCGGATGCGCTGACTGTGATGCTTGCAATCTTCGCGCAAAAGGACTCAACGAGTTCCTGGAGAACAAAGAGCAGGTCACCAATAGCTTGAAAACGAAACTCAAGTTGAATTAA
- the arfB gene encoding alternative ribosome rescue aminoacyl-tRNA hydrolase ArfB — MLVISNNVHLPDAEIELTAIRAQGAGGQNVNKVSSAMHLRFDIPASSLPEFYKERLLALRDSRITSDGVLIIKAQQYRTQEANRADALERLVELILSATKVEKKRRPTKPTLGSKKRRLESKTKRGSIKAGRGKVDF, encoded by the coding sequence ATGCTGGTGATTTCCAACAATGTGCATCTGCCGGATGCCGAGATCGAACTGACGGCCATTCGCGCGCAAGGCGCCGGTGGGCAGAACGTCAACAAGGTCTCCAGCGCCATGCACCTGCGCTTCGACATTCCGGCCTCGTCCTTGCCCGAGTTCTACAAGGAGCGGCTGCTGGCGCTGCGCGACAGTCGCATCACCAGCGATGGCGTGTTGATCATCAAGGCCCAGCAATACCGCACACAGGAAGCCAATCGCGCGGATGCGCTGGAGCGTCTGGTCGAGCTGATCCTCAGCGCGACCAAGGTGGAAAAGAAACGCCGCCCGACCAAGCCGACTCTCGGTTCAAAAAAACGTCGGCTTGAATCGAAAACCAAGCGCGGCAGCATCAAGGCCGGGCGCGGCAAGGTGGATTTCTAG
- a CDS encoding MFS transporter, which produces MSSSISEPQRPLAVTLQVVSIVLFTFIGYLNIGIPLAVLPGYVHSDLGFGAVIAGLVISVQYLATLLSRPYAGKIIDNQGSKRAVMIGLAGCGLSGVFMLISAWTPSMPMLSLISLLIGRLVLGSAESLVGSGSIGWGIGRVGAANTAKVISWNGIASYGALAVGAPFGVWLVGQLGLWSMGVSIILLAALGLLLAWPKTPAPIVAGERLPFMHVLGKVFPHGCGLALGSIGFGTIATFITLYYATQHWDNAVLCLSLFGASFIGARLLFGNLINRLGGFRVAIACLSVETLGLLLLWLAPDAHWALAGAALSGFGFSLVFPALGVEAVNLVPASSRGAAVGAYSLFIDLSLGITGPLAGAIAAGFGFASIFLFAALASLSGLALSVYLYKHTAKYRED; this is translated from the coding sequence ATGTCGTCCTCTATATCCGAGCCCCAGCGCCCCCTGGCGGTTACGCTGCAAGTCGTTTCCATCGTCCTGTTCACCTTTATCGGCTATCTGAACATCGGCATTCCGCTCGCGGTGTTGCCCGGTTATGTCCACAGTGACCTCGGCTTTGGCGCGGTGATCGCCGGTCTGGTGATCAGCGTGCAATACCTCGCGACCCTGCTCAGCCGCCCGTATGCCGGCAAGATAATCGACAACCAGGGCAGCAAACGCGCGGTGATGATTGGTCTGGCCGGGTGTGGCTTGAGCGGTGTGTTCATGCTGATTTCGGCGTGGACACCGAGCATGCCGATGCTCAGTTTGATCAGTCTGTTGATCGGTCGACTGGTGCTGGGCAGCGCGGAAAGCCTTGTCGGCTCCGGTTCGATTGGCTGGGGCATCGGCCGGGTCGGCGCAGCGAACACGGCCAAGGTGATTTCCTGGAACGGCATCGCCAGTTATGGCGCACTGGCGGTTGGCGCCCCGTTCGGCGTGTGGCTGGTTGGGCAGTTGGGGCTGTGGAGCATGGGCGTCAGCATTATCCTGCTCGCCGCGTTGGGCCTATTGCTCGCCTGGCCAAAAACACCGGCACCGATTGTCGCCGGCGAGCGTCTGCCGTTCATGCATGTGCTCGGCAAAGTGTTTCCCCACGGCTGCGGTCTGGCGCTGGGCTCGATCGGCTTCGGCACCATCGCCACCTTCATCACCCTGTATTACGCGACCCAGCATTGGGACAACGCGGTGCTGTGCCTGAGCCTGTTCGGCGCCAGCTTCATCGGTGCGCGGCTGCTGTTCGGCAACCTCATCAACCGTCTCGGCGGCTTTCGCGTGGCGATTGCCTGTTTGTCGGTGGAAACCCTTGGCCTGTTACTGCTGTGGCTGGCACCCGACGCGCATTGGGCGCTGGCCGGTGCGGCGCTGAGCGGTTTCGGTTTCTCGCTGGTGTTCCCGGCGCTGGGCGTGGAAGCGGTGAATCTGGTGCCGGCGTCGAGCCGTGGCGCAGCGGTCGGCGCCTATTCACTGTTCATCGATTTGTCGCTGGGGATCACCGGGCCACTGGCCGGGGCGATTGCGGCAGGCTTTGGTTTTGCCTCGATCTTCCTCTTCGCTGCCCTCGCCTCGCTAAGCGGATTGGCGCTGAGCGTGTACCTGTACAAACACACCGCCAAGTATCGCGAAGACTAG